A single Micromonospora sp. CCTCC AA 2012012 DNA region contains:
- a CDS encoding glycosyltransferase family 39 protein: protein MMDAETMVLPRLGVAELRVEDPWGEDHGAVPARPVADSRWWRPAPWLLPALLMGALGLLGAGRPGLRAEELTTWERAASSWPDAWSALRGEDVTVAPYHLLVRAWAAAFGSSDLALRGPSILAMTVAAALVGALAARMFTPRTGVVAGLLFALLPTSTRYAQEAQPYAVTLLLAVLATSLLVPAVERPGFRRFAAYGAAVAVLGLGNVVVGALLLAAHGWIVCAFRRRVAVRWLIAASVGALPAAALVRFASQHGAPIALAARPSLAALAATPGELFGVAALGGVLLALALFSLPLRRTAALHTAGALVPPLVLLLVAQVAPVWRPQWLLVTLPAWATLGAVALARTRVPWSAGVLAAVALIGAPVQVAVREPDGHQQATRQLAEIIGERLRPGDGVVYASTSVPGGRTALARYLPADHRPVDVLANGAPTGDRHRATPGCTDAARCLWGVRRLWVIGPGTRPDPVDAVGGSAERLLRTRYEVSQVWRPTGFTLALLVDERTDL, encoded by the coding sequence ATGATGGACGCGGAAACCATGGTGCTGCCCCGGCTCGGGGTGGCCGAGCTGCGCGTCGAGGATCCCTGGGGAGAGGACCACGGTGCCGTCCCGGCCCGTCCGGTGGCGGACTCCCGATGGTGGCGTCCCGCGCCGTGGCTGCTGCCGGCGCTGCTGATGGGCGCGCTCGGTCTCCTCGGGGCGGGCCGACCGGGCCTGCGGGCGGAGGAACTCACGACCTGGGAACGGGCCGCCTCGTCCTGGCCGGACGCCTGGTCGGCGCTGCGCGGTGAGGACGTCACCGTCGCGCCGTACCACCTCCTGGTGCGCGCGTGGGCGGCAGCCTTCGGCAGCTCCGACCTCGCCCTGCGCGGACCCTCCATCCTGGCGATGACCGTCGCGGCGGCGCTGGTGGGGGCGCTGGCGGCCCGGATGTTCACGCCGCGCACGGGGGTCGTCGCCGGTCTCCTCTTCGCCCTGCTGCCGACCTCCACCCGGTACGCCCAGGAGGCCCAGCCGTACGCGGTGACCCTGCTGCTCGCCGTGCTCGCCACGTCGCTCCTGGTGCCGGCCGTCGAACGACCGGGGTTCCGCCGCTTCGCCGCCTACGGCGCTGCCGTGGCGGTGCTGGGGCTGGGCAACGTCGTCGTCGGAGCGCTCCTGCTCGCCGCACACGGGTGGATCGTCTGCGCCTTCCGCCGCCGGGTGGCGGTCCGCTGGCTGATCGCCGCCTCCGTCGGCGCGCTGCCCGCCGCCGCCCTGGTCCGGTTCGCCAGCCAGCACGGCGCGCCGATCGCCCTGGCGGCGCGACCGAGCCTGGCGGCGCTGGCCGCGACCCCCGGCGAGCTGTTCGGCGTCGCCGCCCTGGGGGGCGTGCTGCTCGCCCTGGCCCTGTTCAGCCTTCCGCTGCGCCGCACCGCCGCCCTGCACACCGCCGGGGCGCTGGTGCCGCCGCTCGTCCTGCTGCTCGTCGCCCAGGTCGCGCCGGTCTGGCGGCCGCAGTGGCTGCTCGTCACCCTCCCGGCCTGGGCGACACTCGGCGCGGTCGCCCTGGCCCGGACCCGCGTGCCCTGGTCCGCCGGGGTGCTGGCGGCGGTCGCCCTGATCGGCGCGCCGGTGCAGGTCGCCGTGCGGGAACCCGACGGCCATCAGCAGGCCACCCGGCAGCTCGCCGAGATCATCGGGGAGCGGCTGCGGCCCGGCGACGGCGTGGTCTACGCCTCGACCAGCGTACCGGGCGGCCGGACCGCCCTCGCCCGCTACCTGCCCGCCGACCACCGGCCGGTGGACGTCCTGGCGAACGGCGCACCGACCGGTGACCGGCACCGCGCCACCCCCGGCTGCACCGACGCCGCCCGCTGCCTGTGGGGCGTCCGGCGGCTCTGGGTGATCGGCCCCGGCACGCGGCCGGACCCGGTGGACGCCGTCGGCGGCTCGGCGGAGCGGCTGCTGCGGACCCGCTACGAGGTGTCCCAGGTGTGGCGGCCCACCGGGTTCACGCTGGCCCTGCTGGTCGACGAGCGCACCGACCTGTGA
- a CDS encoding glycosyltransferase family 2 protein: protein MGIVADTRPSRPATQETSGGGPTALTSAPPSSGPQPDRRQRNIRARLAYAKCGATAGPLVAPRHPRAPVEFRHVLSPAARLMLTLLVLVNSAAGLLLIGWLLLPAHVPGAGVVGFGGWQTTAARIGFCVVVGVELIRLAQNVVVWVFAFHARDPVPVDPPVGLRVALLTTIVPSKEPLDVAERTLRRMTQIVYCGRVDVWILDEGDDPAVRAMAARLGVRHFSRKGRPEYNQPSGEFRARTKSGNHNAWRAEHEHHYDVVANVDPDHVPLPNFLERTLGYFRDPDVAFVVTPQVYGNMHQNVVAHGASVQQYLYNGLIARGGNGLDAPLLTGTGHLYRPTAWRTIGGYQDSIIEDHLTSIRIHAAANPETGNQWKGVYTPDVVAIGEGPTSWADYFNQQKRWAAGICEILVRPDLRAPRELRSRRRWHYRLLQFYYPSVAVSLLLGNLATALYLLTGVSSAQLDVTVWGVLWGSSIGAWFLLWLWLRRFNIAPHEREEIGLVGMALALFAGPIYVAAGVGALLRRKLGFVVTAKGKLRTTESLGTFRLHFCWAAFAAALLGASFLLHTDYTLLRAWPLLTLLTGLGPPLIALASRLAAGREEEADPAEAAVPVGSGARQTRRSLVTAERGVPWRG from the coding sequence GTGGGCATCGTCGCCGACACCCGCCCGTCCCGGCCCGCCACGCAGGAGACGTCCGGCGGTGGGCCCACGGCGCTCACCTCGGCCCCGCCCTCGTCCGGTCCGCAACCCGACCGCCGGCAGCGCAACATCAGGGCCCGCCTCGCGTACGCCAAGTGCGGCGCGACCGCCGGGCCGCTGGTCGCGCCCCGGCACCCGCGGGCGCCGGTGGAGTTCCGCCACGTGCTCTCGCCCGCCGCGCGGCTCATGCTGACGCTGCTCGTCCTCGTCAACAGCGCCGCCGGCCTGCTGCTCATCGGGTGGCTGCTGCTGCCCGCGCACGTCCCCGGAGCGGGCGTGGTCGGGTTCGGCGGCTGGCAGACGACGGCGGCCCGGATCGGCTTCTGCGTGGTCGTCGGCGTCGAGCTGATCCGGCTCGCGCAGAACGTCGTGGTCTGGGTGTTCGCCTTCCACGCCCGGGACCCGGTCCCGGTCGACCCCCCGGTCGGCCTGCGGGTGGCCCTGCTCACCACCATCGTGCCCAGCAAGGAGCCGCTCGACGTGGCCGAGCGGACCCTGCGACGGATGACCCAGATCGTCTACTGCGGCCGAGTCGACGTCTGGATCCTCGACGAGGGCGACGACCCGGCGGTGCGGGCGATGGCCGCGCGGCTCGGGGTACGGCACTTCAGCCGCAAGGGCCGGCCGGAGTACAACCAGCCGAGCGGCGAGTTCCGGGCCCGGACGAAGTCGGGCAACCACAACGCCTGGCGGGCCGAACACGAGCACCACTACGACGTGGTCGCCAACGTCGACCCGGACCACGTGCCGCTGCCGAACTTCCTCGAACGGACGCTCGGCTACTTCCGCGACCCCGACGTGGCCTTCGTGGTCACGCCGCAGGTCTACGGCAACATGCACCAGAACGTGGTCGCCCACGGCGCGTCGGTGCAGCAGTACCTCTACAACGGGCTGATCGCGCGCGGCGGGAACGGCCTGGACGCGCCGCTGCTCACCGGCACCGGCCACCTCTACCGGCCGACCGCGTGGCGGACCATCGGCGGCTACCAGGACTCGATCATCGAGGACCACCTGACCAGCATCCGCATCCACGCCGCCGCCAACCCCGAGACGGGCAACCAGTGGAAGGGCGTCTACACCCCCGACGTGGTGGCCATCGGGGAGGGCCCGACCTCCTGGGCGGACTATTTCAACCAGCAGAAGCGCTGGGCGGCCGGCATCTGCGAGATCCTGGTCCGCCCCGACCTGCGCGCGCCCCGCGAACTGCGCTCGCGGCGGCGCTGGCACTACCGGCTGCTCCAGTTCTACTACCCGAGCGTGGCGGTGAGCCTCCTGCTGGGGAACCTCGCCACCGCTCTGTACCTGCTCACCGGTGTGAGCTCGGCCCAACTCGACGTCACCGTCTGGGGGGTGCTCTGGGGATCGAGCATCGGCGCCTGGTTCCTGCTCTGGCTTTGGCTGCGCCGGTTCAACATCGCGCCGCACGAGCGGGAGGAGATCGGGCTGGTCGGCATGGCGCTGGCCCTCTTCGCCGGTCCCATCTATGTCGCCGCCGGGGTCGGCGCGCTGCTGCGGCGCAAGCTCGGCTTCGTGGTGACGGCCAAGGGGAAGCTGCGCACCACCGAGTCGCTCGGCACCTTCCGGCTGCACTTCTGCTGGGCGGCCTTCGCCGCCGCCCTGCTCGGCGCGAGTTTCCTGCTGCACACCGACTACACCCTGCTGCGGGCGTGGCCGCTGCTGACCCTGCTGACCGGTCTCGGCCCACCGCTGATCGCCCTCGCGTCCCGGTTGGCCGCCGGCCGCGAGGAGGAGGCCGACCCGGCGGAGGCCGCCGTACCCGTCGGAAGCGGCGCCCGGCAGACGCGGAGGTCGCTGGTGACCGCCGAGCGGGGTGTGCCGTGGCGAGGCTGA
- a CDS encoding glycoside hydrolase family 26 protein — protein sequence MARLTVPRVSLALIGALLLTYAFAIAPRTTSWGRGPTPTDRAVTAAPSPTPTPRRELFPPAGKAFVGVMTEQGPYDFAAVDSFTAAARHQPQVMLFSSGWASDTFDRALFDRIRDRGMLPMLGWEPWDYQLDQTARKKKMAARTIDRLRADQPRYQLADIARGDFDDYLLSWAEGIRSLGYPVAIRFAHEMNGDWYPWCEMVNGNQPGDYVRAWRHVHNLFRDVGADNVIWVWSPNARWSGSKQKLADLYPGDDYVDWAGVSGYYGTGVFSAYRSFDDIFDETLKEIRTFTHKPLVITETGASDGKGRKAEWIRETFRALPRHRDIIGLIWFEVDKELDWRIVSSPTVADSFARGVADPRYQFPWSPQMVPRTELDD from the coding sequence GTGGCGAGGCTGACCGTCCCGCGGGTCAGCCTGGCGCTGATCGGCGCGCTGCTGCTCACGTACGCCTTCGCCATCGCGCCCCGGACGACGTCCTGGGGGCGGGGGCCGACCCCGACCGACCGGGCGGTGACGGCCGCGCCGAGTCCGACGCCCACCCCGCGCCGCGAGCTGTTCCCGCCGGCCGGAAAGGCGTTCGTCGGCGTGATGACCGAACAGGGCCCGTACGACTTCGCGGCGGTGGACTCCTTCACCGCAGCCGCGCGGCACCAGCCGCAGGTCATGCTCTTCAGCTCCGGGTGGGCGTCCGACACCTTCGACCGGGCGCTCTTCGACCGGATCCGGGATCGCGGCATGCTGCCCATGCTCGGGTGGGAACCCTGGGACTACCAGCTGGACCAGACGGCCCGGAAGAAGAAGATGGCGGCCCGCACCATCGACCGGTTGCGGGCCGACCAGCCCCGCTACCAGCTGGCCGACATCGCACGCGGCGACTTCGACGACTACCTGCTGTCCTGGGCCGAGGGGATCCGGTCACTCGGCTACCCGGTCGCCATCCGGTTCGCCCACGAGATGAACGGCGACTGGTACCCGTGGTGCGAGATGGTCAACGGCAACCAGCCGGGCGACTACGTCCGGGCCTGGCGGCACGTGCACAACCTGTTCCGGGACGTCGGCGCCGACAACGTCATCTGGGTGTGGAGCCCGAACGCCCGGTGGTCCGGCTCGAAGCAGAAGCTCGCCGACCTCTATCCGGGCGACGACTACGTCGACTGGGCGGGCGTCTCCGGCTACTACGGCACGGGGGTGTTCTCGGCGTACCGCTCCTTCGACGACATCTTCGACGAGACCCTCAAGGAGATCCGTACCTTCACCCACAAGCCGCTGGTCATCACCGAGACCGGTGCGTCGGACGGCAAGGGCCGCAAGGCCGAGTGGATCCGCGAGACGTTCCGGGCGCTGCCCCGCCACCGGGACATCATCGGGCTGATCTGGTTCGAGGTGGACAAGGAGCTGGACTGGCGGATCGTCAGCTCCCCGACGGTGGCGGACTCCTTCGCCCGGGGCGTCGCCGACCCGCGCTACCAGTTCCCCTGGTCACCGCAGATGGTGCCGCGCACCGAGCTGGACGACTGA
- a CDS encoding nitronate monooxygenase gives MSVLSNLTCPIVAAPMAGGPSTPALAAAVSAAGGLGFLAAGMIDTDRLVADVAEVRARTDHPFGVNVFLPPADAVDEAALGAYADRLRPEADRRGVTLGEPAGGDDGYPGKVAALLADPVPVVSFAFGLPDAATVAALRERGTEVWATVTRPDAALAAARLGVDAVVVQGTEAGGHRGGLPDDDDYALLPLLRLVAADCDRPLVAAGGVADGPGLAAVLAAGAAAAQLGTAFLRCPEAGTTPMHRAAVAGTTPTALTRAFTGKRARAVVNDFLRRHEPSAPAGYPQVLHLTRPLLAAARRDGDVTTANLWAGQAHPLSSELPAADLVARLTADARSALTAAADRAAHWA, from the coding sequence ATGTCCGTCCTGTCGAACCTGACCTGTCCGATCGTCGCCGCCCCGATGGCCGGCGGCCCGTCCACCCCGGCTCTCGCGGCCGCCGTCTCCGCCGCCGGTGGGCTGGGTTTCCTCGCCGCCGGGATGATCGACACCGACCGGCTGGTCGCCGACGTCGCCGAGGTCCGCGCGCGCACCGACCACCCCTTCGGGGTCAACGTCTTCCTCCCGCCCGCCGACGCCGTCGACGAGGCGGCCCTCGGGGCGTACGCCGACCGGCTCCGCCCGGAGGCCGACCGGCGCGGGGTGACCCTCGGCGAGCCGGCCGGCGGTGACGACGGATACCCGGGCAAGGTGGCCGCCCTGCTCGCGGACCCGGTCCCGGTGGTGTCCTTCGCGTTCGGGCTGCCGGACGCGGCGACGGTGGCGGCCCTCCGGGAGCGGGGCACCGAGGTCTGGGCGACGGTGACCCGGCCGGACGCCGCGCTGGCGGCGGCCCGGCTGGGCGTGGACGCCGTGGTGGTGCAGGGCACCGAGGCCGGCGGGCACCGCGGCGGCCTCCCGGACGACGACGACTACGCCCTGCTGCCGCTGCTGCGTCTGGTCGCTGCCGACTGTGACCGGCCGCTGGTCGCCGCCGGCGGTGTCGCCGACGGTCCGGGGCTGGCCGCCGTGCTGGCCGCGGGCGCCGCCGCCGCGCAGCTCGGCACGGCCTTCCTGCGCTGCCCGGAGGCGGGCACCACGCCGATGCACCGGGCGGCGGTCGCCGGCACCACGCCGACCGCGCTGACCCGGGCGTTCACCGGCAAGCGGGCCCGGGCTGTCGTCAACGACTTCCTGCGCCGGCACGAGCCGTCCGCGCCGGCCGGTTATCCGCAGGTGCTGCACCTGACCCGGCCGCTGCTGGCCGCCGCCCGGCGGGACGGGGACGTCACGACGGCCAACCTGTGGGCCGGCCAGGCGCATCCCCTGTCGTCGGAGCTGCCGGCGGCCGACCTGGTGGCCCGGTTGACCGCCGACGCCCGGTCCGCGTTGACGGCGGCGGCCGACAGGGCGGCCCACTGGGCGTGA
- a CDS encoding response regulator transcription factor, with translation MIRVLLVDDQHLIRAGLRMLCDAQPDLEVVGEADNGRDAISLAARLVPDVVVMDLRMPGVDGITATSRILADRPATRVLVLTTFGDDDHLYPALTAGACGFLLKDAPPGELLDGVRRAAGGDSPFSPEVLRRLVRRAVHARTETPRSVQGLTVREQDVLNLVAEGLSNLEIAERLHIGVTTVKTHITSLMAKTNSPNRVRLALFARG, from the coding sequence ATGATCCGCGTCCTGCTGGTCGACGACCAGCACCTGATCCGCGCGGGGCTGCGCATGCTCTGCGACGCGCAGCCCGACCTCGAGGTCGTCGGTGAGGCCGACAACGGCCGCGACGCGATCTCCCTCGCCGCGCGGCTCGTCCCGGACGTCGTCGTCATGGACCTGCGCATGCCCGGCGTCGACGGGATCACCGCGACGAGCCGGATCCTCGCCGACCGGCCGGCCACCCGGGTGCTGGTGCTGACCACGTTCGGCGACGACGACCACCTCTATCCGGCGCTGACCGCCGGCGCCTGCGGCTTCCTGCTCAAGGACGCGCCCCCCGGGGAGCTGCTGGACGGCGTCCGCCGGGCCGCCGGCGGGGACAGCCCGTTCAGCCCGGAGGTGCTGCGCCGCCTGGTCCGGCGCGCGGTGCACGCGCGTACCGAGACGCCGCGGTCGGTCCAGGGGCTGACCGTACGCGAACAGGACGTGCTGAACCTGGTCGCCGAGGGGCTGTCCAACCTGGAGATCGCCGAGCGGCTGCACATCGGCGTCACCACGGTGAAGACCCACATCACCAGCCTGATGGCCAAGACCAACAGCCCCAACCGGGTCCGGCTGGCGCTGTTCGCCCGCGGCTGA
- a CDS encoding sensor histidine kinase: MGWLGRLFDARDTLARLLLLDLSGVGYLVFGTQAGRPPTGPQWLLAAVAFTVALVLHRRPLVNLVAQTALLALAIGVLDDTTINQVGASWALLEVAMWAHRRRTIWLAAGLLAAVDLADSIGDPVRRFLSGVFGLVVAVGVPLLLGLVIRTTRELGRQAAQRAAEEQRRRESENRAARADERSAIARELHDVVAHHVASMVLRVGVARHVLTDLDPRVEAVFDDVHGTGTAALADLRRLVAVLRDPDGVRGDAALTAIEPAALPAALDTAVDRARQAGVTVEADVDPAVGSLDAVRGLAVLRLTQEALTNVARHAGPAALARLSVSVVDGAVHWEVSDDGRGRMPAAAPSGGGHGLIGMRERVEVLGGRLAAGPAGAGWRVHTVLPAPATAPAPPGPPRSPVGPPAPRATTTGPPATEPA, from the coding sequence GTGGGGTGGCTGGGACGACTGTTCGACGCGCGCGACACGCTCGCCCGGCTGCTGCTGCTCGACCTCAGCGGCGTCGGCTACCTGGTCTTCGGCACCCAGGCCGGCCGCCCGCCGACGGGCCCGCAGTGGCTCCTGGCGGCGGTCGCGTTCACCGTCGCGCTGGTGCTGCACCGCCGGCCGCTGGTCAACCTGGTGGCGCAGACCGCGCTCCTGGCGTTGGCGATCGGCGTCCTCGACGACACCACGATCAACCAGGTGGGGGCGAGCTGGGCGCTGCTCGAGGTGGCCATGTGGGCGCACCGGCGGCGGACCATCTGGCTGGCCGCCGGGCTGCTGGCCGCGGTCGACCTGGCCGACTCGATCGGCGATCCGGTCCGGCGCTTCCTCTCCGGCGTCTTCGGACTGGTCGTGGCGGTCGGCGTGCCGCTGCTGCTCGGCCTGGTCATCCGGACCACCCGGGAACTCGGTCGGCAGGCCGCGCAGCGCGCGGCCGAGGAGCAGCGCCGGCGCGAGTCGGAGAACCGCGCCGCGCGCGCCGACGAACGCAGCGCCATCGCCCGCGAGCTGCACGACGTGGTCGCCCACCACGTGGCGTCGATGGTGCTGCGGGTGGGCGTGGCCCGGCACGTGCTCACCGACCTGGACCCGCGGGTGGAGGCGGTCTTCGACGACGTGCACGGCACGGGGACCGCCGCCCTGGCGGACCTGCGCCGACTGGTGGCGGTGCTGCGCGACCCCGACGGGGTACGCGGTGACGCGGCGCTGACCGCGATCGAGCCGGCGGCGCTGCCGGCCGCGCTCGACACGGCGGTCGACCGGGCCCGCCAGGCCGGTGTCACGGTGGAGGCCGACGTCGACCCGGCGGTCGGCTCGCTCGACGCGGTGCGGGGTCTGGCGGTGCTGCGCCTGACCCAGGAGGCGCTGACCAACGTGGCCCGGCATGCCGGTCCCGCCGCGCTGGCCCGCCTGTCGGTGTCCGTGGTGGACGGTGCCGTCCACTGGGAGGTCTCCGACGACGGTCGGGGCCGGATGCCGGCCGCGGCCCCGTCCGGTGGCGGTCACGGCCTCATCGGCATGCGCGAACGCGTCGAGGTCCTCGGCGGTCGCCTGGCGGCCGGGCCGGCCGGTGCGGGCTGGCGGGTCCACACCGTCCTCCCGGCCCCGGCGACCGCCCCCGCACCGCCGGGGCCGCCCCGCTCCCCCGTCGGCCCGCCCGCGCCCCGGGCGACGACGACCGGGCCGCCCGCGACGGAGCCGGCATGA
- a CDS encoding ABA4-like family protein — MTGALFTLTFAVAAPFWALMILLPHWSRTARIISSPLIVLPVLVIYAMLVLPAIGDVLPAVASPSLDGIRRLLGTTDGTAAAWAHMIAFDLFVGRWAWLDSRDRGVPALVTAPVLLLTILLGPLGLAAYLAVRTRWPRPAATAGAEPQRLG; from the coding sequence ATGACCGGCGCGCTGTTCACGCTGACGTTCGCGGTGGCCGCGCCGTTCTGGGCGCTGATGATCCTGCTGCCGCACTGGTCCCGGACCGCCCGGATCATCTCCTCGCCGCTCATCGTGCTCCCGGTCCTGGTCATCTACGCGATGCTCGTCCTGCCGGCGATCGGCGACGTGCTGCCGGCGGTGGCGTCGCCGAGCCTGGACGGCATCCGCCGGCTGCTGGGCACCACGGACGGCACGGCGGCCGCCTGGGCCCACATGATCGCGTTCGATCTCTTCGTCGGCCGGTGGGCGTGGCTGGACAGCCGGGACCGGGGCGTGCCGGCGCTGGTGACGGCCCCGGTGCTGCTGCTGACCATCCTCCTCGGCCCGCTCGGCCTGGCCGCCTACCTCGCCGTCCGGACCAGATGGCCGAGGCCGGCGGCCACTGCTGGCGCCGAGCCGCAGCGCCTAGGCTGA
- a CDS encoding SDR family NAD(P)-dependent oxidoreductase yields MTTDNATGVGRPGIDPDLLETCLGVFAALEELPSDHPDVVRMQRATAKLYKVIKQRRREERRDAVAAADRAVTEATATGAPGRIDDETQGIPLASPTAGATAGFLHNPRGCYVCKQRYHEVDAFYHQLCPSCAALNRERRDARTDLTGRRALLTGGRAKIGMYIALRLLRDGAHTTVTTRFPHDAVRRFAAMPDSGDWLHRLRIVGIDLRDPAQVIALADSVAAQGPLDILINNAAQTVRRTPGAYAQLVAAETAALPDGPLPELVTFAKPAGAGDPAGSLTASPLAAAIPPHALTALALTSGSASPERIAAATAIDAGGLVPDLDPVNSWVQRVHEVDPLELLEVQLCNVTAPFVLVSRLRPAMAAAPARRKYVVNVSAMEGQFGRGYKGPGHPHTNMAKAALNMLTRTSAQEMLTDGILMTSVDTGWITDERPHPTKMRLADAGFHAPLDLVDGAARVYDPIVRGEQGEDLYGCFLKDYTPCAW; encoded by the coding sequence ATGACTACGGACAACGCGACCGGGGTAGGTCGACCGGGCATCGATCCCGACCTGTTGGAGACCTGTCTCGGCGTCTTCGCCGCGCTGGAGGAGCTGCCGTCGGACCACCCCGACGTGGTGCGGATGCAGCGGGCCACCGCGAAGCTCTACAAGGTGATCAAGCAGCGCCGGCGCGAGGAGCGGCGGGACGCCGTCGCGGCAGCCGACCGGGCGGTGACGGAGGCCACCGCCACCGGCGCCCCGGGCCGGATCGACGACGAGACCCAGGGCATCCCGCTCGCCTCCCCCACCGCCGGCGCCACCGCCGGGTTCCTGCACAACCCGCGCGGCTGCTACGTCTGCAAGCAGCGCTACCACGAGGTGGACGCCTTCTACCACCAGCTCTGCCCGTCCTGCGCCGCGCTCAACCGGGAGCGCCGCGACGCCCGTACCGACCTGACCGGTCGGCGGGCGCTGCTGACCGGCGGCCGGGCGAAGATCGGCATGTACATCGCGCTGCGGCTGCTGCGCGACGGGGCGCACACCACGGTGACGACGCGGTTCCCGCACGACGCGGTCCGCCGGTTCGCGGCGATGCCGGACAGCGGGGACTGGCTGCACCGGCTGCGGATCGTCGGGATCGACCTGCGCGACCCCGCCCAGGTGATCGCCCTCGCCGACTCGGTCGCCGCCCAGGGCCCCCTCGACATCCTGATCAACAACGCGGCGCAGACCGTCCGGCGCACGCCCGGGGCGTACGCCCAGCTCGTCGCCGCGGAGACGGCGGCCCTGCCGGACGGGCCGCTGCCGGAGCTGGTGACGTTCGCCAAGCCGGCCGGCGCGGGCGACCCGGCGGGCAGCCTGACCGCCTCGCCGCTGGCCGCCGCGATCCCGCCGCACGCGCTCACCGCGCTGGCGCTGACCAGCGGCTCGGCCTCACCGGAGCGGATCGCGGCGGCCACCGCCATCGACGCCGGCGGTCTGGTGCCCGACCTCGACCCGGTGAACAGCTGGGTGCAGCGGGTGCACGAGGTCGACCCGCTGGAGCTGCTCGAGGTGCAGCTGTGCAACGTGACCGCACCGTTCGTGCTGGTGAGCCGGCTGCGGCCGGCGATGGCCGCGGCGCCCGCCCGCCGCAAGTACGTGGTCAACGTCTCGGCGATGGAGGGCCAGTTCGGCCGCGGTTACAAGGGGCCGGGGCACCCGCACACCAACATGGCCAAGGCCGCGCTGAACATGCTGACCCGCACCAGCGCCCAGGAGATGCTGACCGACGGCATCCTGATGACCAGCGTCGACACCGGCTGGATCACCGACGAGCGCCCGCACCCGACGAAGATGCGGCTGGCGGACGCCGGCTTCCACGCTCCGCTGGACCTGGTCGACGGCGCGGCCCGGGTGTACGACCCGATCGTCCGCGGTGAGCAGGGCGAGGACCTGTACGGCTGCTTCCTGAAGGACTACACCCCCTGCGCCTGGTGA